The following coding sequences are from one Pseudonocardia sp. HH130630-07 window:
- the thiO gene encoding glycine oxidase ThiO, protein MIGHATGRLVVPGAGVIGLAVARAAAQDGWRVTLVDPAPASGASWVAGGMLAPVTEAWPGEEDLLALGLDSVARWPLFAAAVSADAGFDAGLHPEGTVVAATGSGDRAELHALADHLDSLGRPVQRLTGRELRRLEPAIGPDVRGGISVPGDPSVDNRRLLAALRAACDRAGVAVDTRAVAAVVDDGTAVTGVRLGDGGEIRADAVVVAAGAHSPELHPALAGLVRPVKGEILRLAHRPGALPPPERTVRALVDGRPVYAVPRAVPGHGDLVVGATTAENGFDTTVTVGGVRDLLRDAERVLPGIAEYALVEAVAGLRPGSRDNLPLIGRIGPEGLVAATGHGRNGMLLVPVTAAAVVAALRGDAVPDAARPADPRRVEPAAVERS, encoded by the coding sequence ATGATCGGACATGCGACCGGACGCCTGGTCGTCCCCGGAGCCGGGGTCATCGGGCTCGCGGTGGCCCGGGCGGCCGCGCAGGACGGCTGGCGGGTGACGCTCGTCGACCCGGCACCGGCCAGCGGGGCCTCCTGGGTGGCCGGCGGGATGCTGGCCCCGGTGACCGAGGCCTGGCCCGGCGAGGAGGACCTGCTCGCACTCGGGCTCGACTCGGTGGCCCGGTGGCCGCTGTTCGCGGCCGCGGTGTCCGCCGACGCCGGGTTCGACGCCGGGCTGCACCCGGAGGGCACCGTCGTCGCGGCGACCGGCTCCGGGGACCGTGCCGAGCTGCACGCGCTCGCCGACCACCTCGACTCCCTCGGCCGTCCGGTGCAGCGGCTGACCGGCCGTGAGCTGCGCCGGCTGGAGCCGGCGATCGGGCCGGACGTCCGGGGCGGCATCTCGGTACCCGGCGACCCGTCGGTGGACAACCGCCGGTTGCTGGCGGCGTTGCGTGCCGCGTGCGACCGGGCCGGGGTGGCCGTCGACACCCGGGCGGTGGCGGCGGTGGTGGACGACGGGACCGCCGTGACCGGCGTCCGGCTGGGCGACGGCGGTGAGATCCGCGCGGACGCGGTGGTCGTCGCCGCCGGTGCGCACTCCCCGGAGCTGCACCCGGCGCTCGCCGGGCTGGTCCGGCCGGTGAAGGGCGAGATCCTGCGGCTGGCGCACCGGCCCGGGGCGCTCCCGCCGCCGGAGCGGACGGTGCGGGCGCTGGTCGACGGGCGCCCGGTGTACGCCGTCCCGCGCGCGGTACCCGGCCACGGTGACCTGGTGGTCGGCGCGACGACGGCGGAGAACGGGTTCGACACCACGGTCACCGTCGGCGGGGTCCGGGACCTGCTGCGCGACGCCGAGCGGGTCCTCCCGGGGATCGCGGAGTACGCACTGGTCGAGGCGGTGGCGGGACTGCGTCCCGGCAGCCGGGACAACCTGCCGCTGATCGGCCGGATCGGGCCGGAGGGGCTGGTCGCGGCGACCGGCCACGGCCGCAACGGCATGCTGCTCGTGCCGGTGACCGCGGCGGCCGTCGTCGCGGCGCTGCGCGGCGACGCCGTGCCCGACGCCGCCCGTCCGGCGGACCCGCGGCGGGTCGAACCGGCCGCGGTGGAGAGGAGCTGA
- a CDS encoding DUF3159 domain-containing protein: MTPEGDPASRAPSPPDPGLSELLGGRAGAVDASVPVVAFALGWVVAGTAGSAFGVNWGAGAAIVAGAAVALWRLRQGRRPRAVLFGLAGVVVAAGVALLTGRASDFFLVQIVSNMGSALVWAISIVVRWPLLGVVLGTALGQRSRWRRDPDLLRGYQRASWAWVLQYVVRLAVFIPLWAADQVVLLALARTVLSPALVGLSLLVSWPLLRTALPGDHPGIRHPR; the protein is encoded by the coding sequence GTGACCCCAGAGGGTGATCCCGCCTCCCGTGCCCCGTCCCCGCCGGACCCGGGTCTGTCGGAGCTCCTGGGCGGCCGGGCCGGTGCGGTCGACGCGTCGGTCCCGGTCGTCGCGTTCGCGCTCGGCTGGGTGGTCGCGGGGACCGCGGGCTCGGCGTTCGGCGTCAACTGGGGCGCGGGTGCGGCGATCGTGGCCGGGGCCGCGGTGGCGCTGTGGCGGCTGCGCCAGGGCCGCAGGCCGCGCGCGGTGCTGTTCGGGCTGGCCGGCGTCGTCGTCGCGGCCGGGGTGGCGCTGCTGACCGGCCGGGCGTCGGACTTCTTCCTGGTCCAGATCGTGTCGAACATGGGCAGCGCGCTGGTGTGGGCGATCTCGATCGTCGTCCGGTGGCCGTTGCTCGGCGTGGTCCTGGGTACGGCGCTCGGGCAGCGGAGCCGTTGGCGCCGCGATCCGGACCTCCTGCGGGGCTACCAGCGGGCGTCCTGGGCGTGGGTGCTCCAGTACGTGGTGCGGCTGGCGGTCTTCATCCCGTTGTGGGCGGCCGATCAGGTCGTGCTGCTCGCGCTCGCCCGCACCGTGCTGAGCCCCGCGCTGGTCGGGCTCAGCCTGCTCGTGTCGTGGCCGTTGCTGCGTACGGCGCTGCCCGGCGATCACCCGGGGATTCGTCACCCCCGGTGA
- the thpD gene encoding ectoine hydroxylase yields the protein MRADRYPTRVSGTPAFVDRAEPTVWGGRASAGMFGAQELDAHERDGFVGVPALLTADEVTEYQAELERLATDPDVRADERCVVEKSSDEVRSIFEVHRISDAIGRLVRDERVLSRARQILGSDVYVHQSRINYKPGLRGGGFYWHSDFETWHAEDGMPGPRAVSCSISLTDNHPFNGCLMIMPGSHRTFVSCVGRTPEDNHVSSLREQEAGTPDAGSISALAQRHGIAMMTGAAGAATFFDSNCMHGSGDNITPYPRSNIFLVFNSVENACGEPFAAPRPRPAHIGARDTTPVR from the coding sequence CTGCGCGCCGACCGCTACCCCACGCGCGTCTCCGGGACCCCCGCCTTCGTCGACCGCGCCGAGCCCACCGTCTGGGGCGGCCGGGCGAGCGCCGGGATGTTCGGGGCCCAGGAGCTCGACGCGCACGAGCGCGACGGCTTCGTCGGCGTCCCCGCGCTGCTCACCGCCGACGAGGTGACCGAGTACCAGGCCGAGCTGGAGCGGCTCGCGACCGACCCGGACGTGCGCGCCGACGAGCGCTGCGTGGTGGAGAAGTCGTCCGACGAGGTCCGCTCGATCTTCGAGGTGCACCGCATCTCGGACGCGATCGGCCGGCTGGTCCGTGACGAGCGGGTGCTGTCCCGGGCCCGCCAGATCCTCGGCTCCGACGTCTACGTCCACCAGAGCCGGATCAACTACAAGCCGGGCCTGCGCGGCGGGGGATTCTACTGGCACTCCGACTTCGAGACCTGGCACGCCGAGGACGGGATGCCCGGTCCGCGGGCGGTCAGCTGCTCGATCTCGCTGACCGACAACCACCCGTTCAACGGCTGCCTGATGATCATGCCGGGATCGCACCGGACGTTCGTGTCCTGCGTGGGGCGCACGCCGGAGGACAACCACGTCTCGTCGCTGCGCGAGCAGGAGGCCGGCACCCCGGACGCCGGGTCGATCTCGGCGCTCGCGCAGCGGCACGGCATCGCGATGATGACCGGCGCGGCGGGCGCGGCGACGTTCTTCGACTCGAACTGCATGCACGGCTCGGGCGACAACATCACCCCGTACCCGCGCTCGAACATCTTCCTGGTGTTCAACAGCGTCGAGAACGCGTGTGGTGAGCCGTTCGCCGCGCCGCGGCCGCGACCGGCCCACATCGGTGCCCGGGACACCACACCGGTCCGCTGA
- the thiS gene encoding sulfur carrier protein ThiS translates to MRIVLNGKDHEVPDGADLAGVLAAAGLPERGVAVAVDGEVVPRAAWATTTPADGARVEVLTAVQGG, encoded by the coding sequence ATGCGGATCGTGCTGAACGGGAAGGACCACGAGGTCCCCGATGGGGCCGATCTCGCCGGCGTGCTGGCCGCGGCCGGGCTGCCGGAGCGCGGGGTGGCGGTCGCGGTGGACGGCGAGGTCGTCCCGCGGGCGGCCTGGGCCACGACGACCCCGGCGGACGGCGCGCGGGTCGAGGTGCTGACCGCGGTACAGGGAGGATGA
- a CDS encoding ectoine synthase, whose product MIVRTLDEITDTERDVKSENGQWRSKRIVLANDKVGFSVHETTLEAGTINDFWYANHIEAVFITQGEGELYDKDNDVTYQLAPGSIYVLSGNERHQLRPKTQIKCVCVFNPPVTGREVHDENGVYPLVVED is encoded by the coding sequence ATGATCGTCCGTACCCTCGACGAGATCACCGACACCGAGCGCGACGTCAAGTCCGAGAACGGGCAGTGGCGCAGCAAGCGGATCGTGCTGGCGAACGACAAGGTGGGGTTCTCGGTCCACGAGACCACCCTCGAAGCCGGGACGATCAACGACTTCTGGTACGCCAACCACATCGAGGCCGTCTTCATCACCCAGGGTGAGGGCGAGCTCTACGACAAGGACAACGACGTCACCTACCAGCTGGCGCCGGGCTCCATCTACGTGCTGAGCGGTAACGAGCGCCACCAGCTGCGCCCGAAGACCCAGATCAAGTGCGTCTGCGTCTTCAACCCGCCGGTCACCGGCCGGGAGGTCCACGACGAGAACGGGGTCTACCCGCTCGTCGTCGAGGACTGA
- the thiE gene encoding thiamine phosphate synthase yields the protein MRAVPDTDSRTGSRAARLARLQDARLYLCTDARTERGDLAAFADAALGGGVDVVQLRDKGGPQGPLEAAAELAALEILADACRRHGALLAVNDRADVALAAGADVLHLGQDDLPVHWARRVVGDEVLLGRSSHSAEETLRAAGEPGIDYFCAGPCWPTPTKPGRPAPGLDLVRTVAGRAPERPWFAIGGIDEQRLDEVLAAGAERIVVVRAITGAEDPGAAAARLRKRLPGGSGQFEEPSPS from the coding sequence GTGCGGGCCGTGCCCGACACCGATTCCCGTACCGGCTCCCGCGCCGCGCGGCTCGCCCGCCTGCAGGACGCGCGGCTCTACCTGTGTACCGACGCCCGCACCGAGCGGGGTGACCTGGCCGCGTTCGCCGACGCCGCGCTCGGCGGCGGGGTCGACGTCGTGCAGCTCCGGGACAAGGGCGGGCCCCAGGGCCCGCTGGAGGCCGCGGCCGAGCTCGCCGCGCTGGAGATCCTGGCCGACGCCTGCCGCCGGCACGGCGCCCTGCTCGCGGTGAACGACCGGGCGGACGTCGCGCTGGCCGCCGGCGCGGACGTCCTGCACCTCGGCCAGGACGACCTGCCGGTGCACTGGGCCCGGCGGGTGGTCGGCGACGAGGTGCTCCTCGGGCGGTCGTCGCACAGCGCGGAGGAGACCCTGCGGGCGGCCGGCGAGCCGGGGATCGACTACTTCTGTGCCGGGCCGTGCTGGCCGACGCCGACGAAGCCCGGCCGCCCCGCCCCCGGCCTCGACCTGGTGCGCACCGTCGCCGGCCGGGCGCCGGAGCGGCCGTGGTTCGCGATCGGCGGCATCGACGAGCAGCGCCTCGACGAGGTCCTCGCGGCCGGGGCGGAGCGGATCGTCGTCGTCCGTGCGATCACCGGGGCCGAGGACCCGGGCGCCGCCGCCGCCCGGTTGCGGAAGCGGCTGCCCGGCGGCTCCGGTCAGTTCGAGGAGCCCTCGCCGTCCTGA
- a CDS encoding thiazole synthase — translation MDKLAFGDHLFDSRLVMGTGGAANLEILQRALVASGTELTTVALRRVDVEGGTGLLDLLRTLGIRILPNTAGCRTAAEAVLTARMAREALETDLVKLEVVADERTLLPDPVELLDAAEQLVDDGFTVLPYTNDDPVLARKLEQAGCAAVMPLGSPIGTGLGIRNPHNIEMIVAAAGVPVVLDAGIGTASEAALAMELGCDAVLLATAVTRAADPERMARAMRHGVEAGWDARHAGRIPRRYWAHASSPDQDG, via the coding sequence ATGGACAAGCTCGCGTTCGGGGACCACCTGTTCGACTCCCGCCTGGTCATGGGCACCGGGGGTGCGGCGAACCTGGAGATCCTGCAGCGGGCGCTGGTCGCGTCCGGCACCGAGCTGACGACGGTCGCGCTGCGCCGGGTCGACGTCGAGGGCGGGACCGGGCTGCTGGACCTGTTGCGCACGCTCGGCATCCGGATCCTGCCGAACACGGCGGGCTGCCGGACCGCGGCCGAGGCCGTGCTCACCGCCCGGATGGCGCGCGAGGCGCTGGAGACCGACCTGGTCAAGCTCGAGGTCGTCGCGGACGAGCGGACCCTGCTGCCGGACCCGGTCGAGCTGCTCGACGCCGCCGAGCAGCTCGTCGACGACGGCTTCACCGTGCTGCCCTACACCAACGACGACCCGGTGCTCGCCCGGAAGCTGGAGCAGGCCGGGTGCGCGGCCGTCATGCCGCTGGGGTCGCCGATCGGCACCGGGCTGGGCATCCGGAACCCGCACAACATCGAGATGATCGTCGCCGCGGCCGGCGTCCCGGTCGTGCTCGACGCCGGGATCGGCACCGCGTCCGAGGCGGCGCTGGCGATGGAGCTGGGCTGCGACGCCGTGCTGCTCGCGACGGCGGTGACCAGGGCGGCGGATCCGGAGCGGATGGCGCGGGCGATGCGCCACGGCGTCGAGGCCGGGTGGGACGCCCGGCACGCCGGCCGGATCCCGCGCCGGTACTGGGCGCACGCCAGCTCCCCTGACCAGGACGGCTGA